AACTgtgtctttttattatttatttcctgatttttaattCCACCCCCCTCAAGCTGTCATTCCTtagcagtgaaaatgaaaagctgccATTTATGTGTGTACAACAATGAAGGCCTCGGCAGGCCACATGGCTCCTGCAGTTTAATTTActttaattcattttatattGAACCAAATGATCTTATCTGCCTTTTTAAATGGAGAGCCTTCAGCATGCAGGGTGGGAGCCAAGCCCCCCTTCCAAAGAAATTATGAGCCCAGCTGCTATTAAAACTTGTACTAAGCTTGATGTGCCCATCACAGCTCATGGGGGAGGAAGGGACATCTTTAGCTACAGGTATGCTCCTTCTCCCACAAACTCCCCCTAATTACTGAGGTGTAAGACTGGAGTCTGATGTTGAggttctcttcctttttttctgcttctctcctaTTTACAagctctcctttccctgccttccagcctgATTGTAGTCTCACAGCCTCTCTTGGCACCTTTGTTTTCTGGGCTGGTTTGTAACCTGGGAAAGTGTGGGATCATTTTgtcaaattttcagttttccctcaTTCTTTGGAGGGGTTTCTTGCAGAGATGTTCCACTTCTGCATTATTCAAGCTTGGAGTACTGTGGCTAGTTGTATCCTGGCAAGTCCACATGCTTCACATTTCAAGCACTCACGACCATGTTTACTGCCTCTGTATTCTGATTGCAAAGACAAACaactttttctgccttttaattcttgttttctttttctcagttaaATCATGAACTGATGCTATAAATCCAACATGGTTCTTGACATCATCTTAAACCAAATACTGCCCTTCCTGTGATGGGGTCATCCTAGGAATACATGACCCAGGTACTTCACATTGGGAGAACTGAGTGCTCTAGCCcaaatttttaatgtgtttactACCAAAATGAAAAGATGCATCCAAGGTAAGCAGTTTTGTACCATTCACtattttcattaatgatctTGATGTACAGAGTAGGCTTATCAAATATCCACTTGACACTAAACCGGGAAAGGCTGTAAACATGCCAGAAAGGATTATAATCCAAATTAATCTTGACAAACTGGAGAAATAGTCTGGTAAACAGGGAACTGAAGACAGCCTAGAAGAGAATAATAAGATCTGGAATGAATGATCTCTgagaaaagacttaaaaatggTATTCTTCAGTTTACAGAGAAGACTAAGGAGAGATGAAGactgtgtaaaaaaaacccacaatcaTCTGATCTTGCTCCAATCAAATGATATGGAGAGGTAAGTCTTAAAAGAAGGACATTCAGAGGAGATGCCTTGTACTAGAAAGGCTATGCATCAGTGTAAACAACATAGTATTTAGAGAAGACTAGAATCTCAAGGAGCCATGTAAAAAGCCAGACTAGCCTTGGAAGTGCCTTTGAatttccaaaatgaagaaaatctgaagagCCTGCTCAGAGGTTGAGTGCAGAATGATCAAAGTTCCTGATATCCCATCCATGGGCAAGTTTTATAATCTATTACTGACTGCCAGCAAGAAGATACTGCAAGGAAGCTCAAGATTAAATACCTCTATCCCATTCACAGCTGTGCTGAACTCATCCCTGACAGTGAAGCAATCTCCACTTCAGGTCCTGTATCATGGAGAGCTAAAGACTGCTGTTCTGACTAGTTATATAGGCAGAAAAATTCTCAGTCTATATATATCCTGAAAAAGTCTTCTAGCTCTACTCTGAGtttatatttttccagcagCTTCCTACCTGCTACCATCAACAACCGTCCAGAAGTTCATAAACTACAAGCTAGGCTTCAAGCAGAAACACTACTACAAGCATATAGGGAGGAAGAGAGTAACTTTCTTTTTGGCAAGTATTAAGACAAGCAGAGAGCAAATAACTTGGTAAGAATTTGGTCAATGGAACTGTTCTAAATCAGGAACagcttatattttttttaaaacccaaaaacttATCTGCAAAATTAAGACATGTAGCACTGTGCTGGCCTGTAGAAGTAAGCTGGGTCATCAAGCTCAGGGAAAGAGCTCAGCTATGTGGTTACCAATTACACTTTCTACAGCATCCTGCAGTTCTCTTGGAGCTATCCCATCCCGGTTTGATCTTGCTTAATTTGTTACACCAGATCTTATCCCTGGTTGGCTTAACGGATGCAGTGTAGAGTGGgggataaaaataaatccagatcCATAGTGGTAGGTAACAGCAGCCTCAGATGTCAAGGGACAGTGAGACTATCAACAACACCCTAAGACAAAAAGGGAGTTTAAAAAAGTGAGAAATATTGCTATCCagaaaaaggtattaaaaatgaagcatctGTGCTCTGAGTCATTATAGGCCCTTGACAGATGTGATCTTACCAGCCTCCCACTGTAGCTGCAAATAAAGaccccttctctttcttctctcccgACAAGGATTAATGAGTACTTGGGATAGCTCTCAGACAAGCAAGCAAAGGCTGTGAACCTTTTCCAACACTGCAATTTATCTTGGAAAGACTATTCACATcacttttccctccctccccaggctggaTTATGCTCTGACCTAGCACATTAATCTCccaaaatacaataataataatagaagaaggaaaaaaaaagctggacaattgccaaaaataaattaataaccATCTCAAATAGCCCTGCTGTGCAGGAAAAAACTGCCCAACTCCCCTGTCACCCATGTCATTTCTAAGCAAAACTATCCTCAGTTTAGAGATCCCCTTAAGTGCCCTGCCTGAGACTTTCAGCAGTATCTTGCAACTATATAGTACCTTTCATCCCAACAGATGCCAGAAAGTTTCTTTACCAAATGCAAATAATACACATTGCTACATTTGCCACTGAAACGTAGACACTAGTAAGTGGAGGAAGAGGCAGCATGACAGActtgtaaaagtaaaaaagaaaatataaaaaggtaTTTCAAGAGAATCTAGTGAGAAAGTTTCAAAAGTTAGGCCCAGTATACATATGATTTCATCAACGTTTAAGTATGTTAACCATTTAGTCAAAATCTTCACCCATGGTTAGAACTGGTGCTGCCTTTTGTGGTAGCAGTAGCTTCAATTTAATACTATTATTACTTTGACCCAAGTGAAACTCCAAAGAGAGAAATACTTgcaatttctttccattaaatgaagacatttctgcttcagaaatatCTATTTACAGAGATTACTCAAAAAACAAGACTTAGAACAAAATCAACCAGGAAAGCAGTTATCTTACTGCTAGTACCTAGTCCTCAAGCAATGCTTATCCCTCTCTTTTTGGACTTGACCTGATGGTCTTACCAAACCCTTGCTCAGGCCTGTGATggctcaaaacccaaaaaacctcaCTACCCAGGTGACTTTCAGCCAGCCTTTTATCAGATTTTTATGATTTCCTATACTTCTACCCATATTTCATGCTGCAAACATGTTGTAAAGGTATCAGATTATCAAAGACAAACATCTCTAGATCAAGAAGAGAGGCTCTTACCTTTGACTTGATGGCTAGGATGATCTTAGGCAAGGCAACAATTAGGCATTTCAATGCAATGGTGAGGTACTTCAGCACAAAGTCTGCAATCCCTACAATCCACATCAGGTCGAAGAAGTCCAGCCTCTCAAGGTTGGGTTTCAGAAATATAAGGCTGAAAGGCATGACACCAAGGATCACATACCAATGAGAAGAACCTCACTTAAGCTTCTTGATACCAGCTGTATCCGTTGCTGACTAGAGAAAGCCTAGAAACTCCATTGAACTTTGGTGAAGTTCTCAAGGGTCATAGGAATCAGACATGCAAATTAGTCCCATGGTTCCTCTGAGACTCTCCAATCTGTCTGTTCTTGCCCATTTCTACTGAGGTCAGCAGGTTTGCCCACCATCAGAAAACAGGACCCTACCATATACAAAATCTCTTTTGGAAGACTGCGATTTCCGTAACCTGCAATCCACACTGTAAAAGAGCCTTTGGTCTAATGACAGTGCCTTTAGTTCACAGGCTTGCTTTATCAGATCTGATTGAAAAAGCTTATCCTTTGAAGTCCAAGTGAGCAGTAATTACGATTCCTTGGGGAAGTCATGGCCAAGTCAAGACCACTATGTTTTCTGAGGCTGGCTTGCCACAGGGTAGAACTATTGCAGGGGCAGCAGTTTCTAAAGCTACTTGTGCATGTGAAACAAACTGGTGACAAAGAAAGTACTGTATTAGACAAGTCAGGAAGGTCAGAACTTCAGGTGTGTCATGCTCTGACAGTGGCTTGCCACTGTCTGAAGCAGAACAAGAGCTGGGCTGTGTTAATTAGCAACTCTTACCTAAAACAAAGATCCAAAAACTTAGTGCCCCTTAAATGTCATTGACTGGGCTGAACATTTGCCCTTTAAAGAAGGGGAGTCCAGGACAGCAGAACTTCATATAGCAATGGGCAGGAGCTACTGATGTGAGCAGCAATGAAGACTGGACCCTACTCAGACTGCAAAATCAGGATTTGTCTTCAGGATATTTAGCTACTAAAGCCTCATGGTAGAAAGCAAAAActtaacaaaaagaaacaacaaaaaaagaagcaaaagtaaaataacCAACCCAGAATTAAAAGCCTgaacatgaatttaaaatactcACAACATTGGCACAGCACAACAGGTAAAATTACACcctaaaaacagaaacagaatcaGATACTTTACTACTATTCATGCACTAGAAACAggcaaaaagtaaataaatcagGAAACGAAAAATAagccagaaaggaagaaaaccaaaccagctaTTTCTAATTTTACAGGCCTGCCTTGTGAACAGTCACCAGTCCCCACACAGCAAGCAATAGATACAGTAGCCCAAGCATGACAGCAGGTACCACTGCAATACTCGCAGGAATAAGGCTCTTCAGTTAAGCTGTTGCCCAGTCTACTCGCTGTTAATAAACCACACCCTAAACTGTGTAGGATGGCCCCGGTTTGCCAAAACCCCTTTATTTTAGATGATCtatcctttattttaaattagtcCTATTCATGCTTCTAAGCTTATCCTTCTTAAGAGACACTTAAGAGACACTGTTGCTCTGAGATGCAAACAAATTTATTAATGCTTTCACATCTTTCTGCCATACCTGTTTCTTATCTTCCATTCCTTCCCACAAGCCCTACACAGAGTATCCCATGGTTTCCCATCTCACATTTGAACCCACACATACAAGACTTCTCATCTCTCCCCCTTTCTAGAAGCATTTTCATACACAGCTGTCCAATGATCAAACCCAAATACATCAGGCTAATTCCAAATGATACCAGGGTTGTGGGTAGACCTTGACTCTTCCACTGCATAGATAGTATTGGCAGGAAGAAGCaagaaagcagtgaaataaaagacagaaaaaacatacCCAAGAGCCATCTAGCCATAACCCAACTGATGCATGTTACACACATTGTATTTTCAGTCTGAAGTTCTAAGTCCCCTTCAGTGGgacaaataaaattttcattggGAAAACAATTTGTATGGTTTTAGCTACTAATATCAAAACTACTTTCTCAAGTAACTAGGTTTGGTATAGCTCCATTTCTTCCTATTTATTCTACTAACATCTCCTTGCTTAAGTTCTGCATTTGCTTCCTGTCATTTAATCCCTGCTTTATAATAAGCAGATATAGTACTGAACCAAATCCACGCGTACtaacttttctgtatttgagaACCGCTTTAGTCAGAATTTGAAATTGGAGGCTATCTTAATTACCTCAGATCCAAATGCCTCCAAGCCCTGAggacactgaaataaaacactacTATTTCATCTCCATTTTATCTCCTGTAATGGACTCAAAGCTTGATTgactgaagagaaaagaaaacattatagGAAGAGGAAAATCAGTAGGTCAATTTTGTATCTGTTTCCAACACCTGCTCTTCATGTTCAGCCACAGCAGTCAAAATGGAAATTCAGAAGCTCCACTATAAGAAGGTATCCACTCTGCTTCAATATATAAGAAAATTGCAAGTGTACATGTTTCAAGCAGTAACACTGTAGTATATCATCACTGGCCTGATTCACTAACCCTGGCCCATTTAAACCCTGGTTATTGTAATTTATTGACAGGAGCATAGTCCACTGGTAGAAGCAATGCACATATTCTTTTCCTCCATTGAAAGGTATCACAAAGATAGCAAATACCTTAGGTATGCACACTTCCTCCCAAAGTGTGGGGAAAAGTGGgcttccctcttttcctccctggCAATTATCACCTGCTTCTATCATGTACAATGGAAATTTTACCCACCTGTTGTACAGCTGCTGAGAGCTGAATGTGTAAAGCAAGTACAAGGTGTTTCCAGTGAGGAAGGCCAGAATCCAGAAGACAACCAACACTGATCTCTTCTCctgagcaagaaaaagaagcagagaagataAATTCAAGGTCCCAAGGGTTGCGCTGAGCCTTTGactgctgaaaaatgcaagACCATCTCAGGGGACACAAATATGCAACCAAGTGTTCAGTAATTAGTTTATTTACATAGGACAGACTCAGAAATAGGCTGCTAGGTGAAGACATATGAACACAAGCAGAAATGGCTCTCACCCAGCTAACCTTTTCAAATAAAGTAACTTTAGAGAAATTAATCGAAAACTGCTGGTGAAAATGACAGCCTTACTTGAAGAACACAATTTTCAAAGTTGGGATCTTAGGATGTTTAAATTCTCctgatatttaaaatgcagttcaacaagcgattaaaaaaaaaaagtcagttccATATATTGTCCTATAATTCTGCACTGTCACCTGTTTGGAATGACACTTCATCAAAGGGGTGTTTTACAAATAGATCCAAAGTCACTTAGAAGAAGGCTTAGCTAAATCAAATATAACATAACATTCATATGTGCTGCATGTAGTGATGGGTTATCTGAATGCACGGAGGTTCTAGAACATGCATTTTTGACTGAAGAAGTAATTAAAGGTCAAAAGACATGCaaattttgcctttcaaaagACATGGAACATTATAGACAGAAGCTGGATGGCATAAGATCTTGTCCTGGGTCTTGGCCTTGTATAATTTTGGAGAGTAAATTTTACTCCTGGGAGTgaaaaacccagcatttttcTTGTGAGCTGATTTATTAACAAAATGGCTCTCTGTAGCTATTCAACAGCCAGGGACGTTAGGTTGAGATTTAAAGCAGGCAGATTAAGGGGCACACTGCTGGAAAGACAGAGGTACAAAGTGCAAGGCAACAGCAATGTATTACATGATTGTGCAATTTATCTATTCATTCAGTATTGTATCACTTTTATTCCACTGCTGCTGGTAGATGTAAGTATACACTTGTGCCACCCAtgtaatttttacaaaaaagcaaTTCTAGTCTTGTGCTTTTAGTGCTGTTGAAGTATTCTGCTGACACTGAAGATCATAAGACCTGAAAAGATCTGCTGGTTTCTTTATATTCTAAGCGTATTATTAACAGAGCATTATAAAGATACTAACAAGTGATACATCTACAAAATCCTTCAGCTGAACATCCCAAAACATCAATAAACACTAATAAATTAAATCTCATTATTAACTAGTGAAATAAATAGGTTCCATTGTACATAATGGGAAACTAAGTTGCAGAGAAGTGCTTGAAGATGCACTGCCAGTCAATGGCAGAGTCAGAAGCAGATTACAGTATCCCTGACCTTTCCTCTCTTCGTTTTATTATGCCACACTTTCACAATAAAGCAGGATAAAAACTGTGGGAGAGCATCAATGGGGAGAAGTAAGAAAAGGAAGTGAGGATTACGGCACGGCATTCTTATTCTGACAATCTGCATGCATATAACGGCATTCAGCCCTACACTGCAAAACACGGTTTGGCGTAGACATTGTTTTGTATAGAAAGGGGGATGTTGCTTGGGAACGTAAGTGAGTAAGATGCCGTACTCACCTTCAGAGCAACCTGTTCTCTGAGTGTTGAGTTGGCGTATGCAAATGTGCTGGCCATACCAATGCACACAGCAATCCCTGCAGGGAAAGACACTGTCAAAGCATGTAGGGCTGAGCAGGAGGATCTTCAGTCCTAAGCCATTTGATGTCAGCATCtcaagtttagaaaaaaatttactggGTGATACTCTGGATGCACTGGGAATTAAAATATATAGGCAACTAAAACAGGGCAGTCTGGACTCATATAAAGTTGAAATCCAATCTGCATGAAAATGAAACTACTGCAGTGAGCACTTGCCACCCAGCCCAATACCGACACTCTGTCCTAATGTCAGGttctgtgctgcaggacagcagagtGCTGCAAGTTGTGGCTGCATTGTGCAAACAAAATTCAGCTAGGTGACAGTATTACAACAGCAGTTCAGCAGCTCATGGAGGACAGGGTACGCAATCAAAACCATATAGGGTATCAGGTCAAAAGAGCAAGATGTTGCGGACATGAATCAATACCTGGTTTTGGGAATACTGGCAGAGCTGTAAGTGGACTAAACCCAAGCATTATTGGCTTCCCTGTGATGATAAACTCAGCATAGTACTCCCAGAATGACTGAAGATCCTCAGGCATACCACACATGATTTCTTAGTAAGAGGAGGATGAGATGAACAGATTTTACATAATCACTGAGGGGCTGAAATGCTTAGGTACCATCAAGAAACCTGGATGGAGGTATTCTTTAGGGAACTTTTAATATCTTGACTACAAGATGtaactgctgttgctgtttggCTTGATTTCAGAACTACCATCCTTCCAGCTGTACTACAGCCTTATCCCTCTGAACCCTTCTGCATTACACAGAAGCCTTTGCTAGTGACTAATGTAAGCTCCCCCCATCTCTCCTggagagaaggctgagggagaAGCCTCGGTAACATCCTCAACCTGTACAGGAATATCAAGGAGAGATtaggaaaaggaacagaagtgGTCTCCCATAGGTCAGGACAGGAAACAGATGGGACTGACACAGATGAAAACAGCTTGGACTGAAAGTAGGGTGAATTTATCAGATGCATTATCCCACACATTTGAATGTGTTCCCTTCATGCTAGACCACCTCTAGACACTGTCACGCAGATAAATGTATCAGACACCACAGCATGATAAAGCTTCCTAACCACTCTCTAATACACTTACAATCCAAAAAAAGATAGATGCTTACCAAGCTTGTGCTGGAAACAAACTTTAGCCAGGAGGATCAAGATGAAGGGAAGTCCCTTCTGCAGCCAACCAATGACagcttttaattctgaaagagctggggctggagtTCCAGCTTGTTCATCACTGCCTTCCTCAGCATGCCCGTGGCGGTCCCCTCCTGCCATGTGCAGTAGAGATGAGCCCCGGTGATGGCCATGGTGGAAATGATGGGATGATTGCCGGTGGTGAAACGGGGCTCCTTCTGTCCGACTGGTCCCTTCCTCCCTTGGGGCTGGCATCTGAATGAAAACTTCCCCACCTCCTGCTGAAGAGCCCAGAACCAAACCTGACTGGAACGGCGTGGCTGTGATGGTGCCCGACGGGATACCTGCCAGGCCTGAGAACAGCTGTTGTGGTGAGGAAGCTTCAGCCTTCAGACTTTCAAAAACTCCACTTTCATCCACGCTAGTTTCAGAACTGACTGTTTGGCTCCggtttctgcagcagagattAGAGCAAAGCgattaaacaaaaagaagtgcTACAGAACTTTTCGGTCTTCTAGCCTAATCTTGACTGTAGTCATTTAACAGCTCCTCACACACTACCAGAATTTGTAGGTCTCCAGATGACAGATGCTTTTCCCACTATTGGCTGCTGGAAAGTCACAGCTGCAGAACTAGAGGCCAGTAACCAGACTTCTAAGATAAGATCAGAATACTTTTAAAGAACTGGCCAAAATGCACCAGTTCCTTCATCTAAGGAACAGAGTTCCCAAACACACCCTTTACTTTTGGAGGACCCAAAGAAATAACACATCCAATAGCAAATTCAACATCTATAATGGTTGTAATATTCAAAGACAAGCATACAAAACCCCGTGTAACTTGACACAGCACAACCAAGACAGGTCACATTATATACAAACAAATTAATCAAGCTAGCTCAAAGAAATGACCTACCCCCAGAATCTTCTCTCTTTATTAAGGGATGATTACTACTTGACCACGGATGAATAACACCAACAAGAGACAAAGtcagctggagaagagaagcgCTGAGAGCTGCTTGTGTGTCCCTGACCCAACAGATATTATAAGTGAAGGATGtgctcatgggtcaagataaattgttttatttttgtatttcagcaaaTTGGACATGGATGTACCAAAATTACTGGGCACTGGACAGAATTAGATCTGGCACTGATTCTTTCCTGGGCTTGCTGGATTATAGCCAGATTCCAAAAAGAAAGTCTTAAATATCCTTATCCTAATACCAAAAGAAAATAGGCTTTCTTCACCTGAACTCAATACTGTGGTACTGAAATAAACTCAAAGTTTAGATGACAGGGAACAATACAGGTAACAAGTAGAACAATCATTAGGCAGTAAACGGTTGGCAAACAGCAAATACCTCTCTAACTTGCAAAAAGAGagtaaagaataaataaagcttAGCAAGAGGCAAAGCCCTGAAATAAGGCATGTTGCAGAGCTTCGGTCTCTCTTGATTTTAATCCTTGGAGATCTCTAACTTTAGAAATAGTGGTCACAAGCTGAGAGAGCACATGCAGGCACATACAGGGCCCTTAACCCTCTCTCTCCCATGGGTTCAAAAGCCTCCCCAGGCATCTTACAGAGCACAGAGCACTGCCTTTCATCTCACTCTTGAGACAGCTTCAAACCTCTCTGGGCATACCTACCCACTAAGTAAACTCCTAATAAGGCTTTTTATAGCTACACCTCATTCCCAGTGTCTCTCCACAGGCTCCACCAAGGAATCAAGTCAACAAGACATTGCACACCTCTTTTTggataaaaatatttgtcaatCAGACCTTGGATTTTACA
The Falco rusticolus isolate bFalRus1 chromosome 1, bFalRus1.pri, whole genome shotgun sequence genome window above contains:
- the RNFT2 gene encoding RING finger and transmembrane domain-containing protein 2 isoform X4; its protein translation is MLSVLCFKVLRKMQRRHSSNTDNIPPERNRSQTVSSETSVDESGVFESLKAEASSPQQLFSGLAGIPSGTITATPFQSGLVLGSSAGGGEVFIQMPAPREEGTSRTEGAPFHHRQSSHHFHHGHHRGSSLLHMAGGDRHGHAEEGSDEQAGTPAPALSELKAVIGWLQKGLPFILILLAKVCFQHKLGIAVCIGMASTFAYANSTLREQVALKEKRSVLVVFWILAFLTGNTLYLLYTFSSQQLYNSLIFLKPNLERLDFFDLMWIVGIADFVLKYLTIALKCLIVALPKIILAIKSKAVFSSLFTRLFLQFVKINLDYNPFWHVYSLSRFSVKWIFDKPTLYIKIINENSEWYKTAYLGCIFSFW
- the RNFT2 gene encoding RING finger and transmembrane domain-containing protein 2 isoform X3 — its product is MLSVLCFKVLRKMQRRHSSNTDNIPPERNRSQTVSSETSVDESGVFESLKAEASSPQQLFSGLAGIPSGTITATPFQSGLVLGSSAGGGEVFIQMPAPREEGTSRTEGAPFHHRQSSHHFHHGHHRGSSLLHMAGGDRHGHAEEGSDEQAGTPAPALSELKAVIGWLQKGLPFILILLAKVCFQHKLGIAVCIGMASTFAYANSTLREQVALKEKRSVLVVFWILAFLTGNTLYLLYTFSSQQLYNSLIFLKPNLERLDFFDLMWIVGIADFVLKYLTIALKCLIVALPKIILAIKSKSFDICGRVGSVRKALKVLCTPQTYGVRATSQQCSEAGDICAICQAEFREPLILMCQHVFCEECLCLWFDREKTCPLCRSVTVETLRCWKDGTTSAHFQVY
- the RNFT2 gene encoding RING finger and transmembrane domain-containing protein 2 isoform X1, encoding MLSVLCFKVLRKMQRRHSSNTDNIPPERNRSQTVSSETSVDESGVFESLKAEASSPQQLFSGLAGIPSGTITATPFQSGLVLGSSAGGGEVFIQMPAPREEGTSRTEGAPFHHRQSSHHFHHGHHRGSSLLHMAGGDRHGHAEEGSDEQAGTPAPALSELKAVIGWLQKGLPFILILLAKVCFQHKLGIAVCIGMASTFAYANSTLREQVALKEKRSVLVVFWILAFLTGNTLYLLYTFSSQQLYNSLIFLKPNLERLDFFDLMWIVGIADFVLKYLTIALKCLIVALPKIILAIKSKGKFYLVIEELSQLFRSLVPIQLWYKYIMGDDPSSSYFLGGILIILYSLCKSFDICGRVGSVRKALKVLCTPQTYGVRATSQQCSEAGDICAICQAEFREPLILMCQHVFCEECLCLWFDREKTCPLCRSVTVETLRCWKDGTTSAHFQVY
- the RNFT2 gene encoding RING finger and transmembrane domain-containing protein 2 isoform X2 is translated as MQRRHSSNTDNIPPERNRSQTVSSETSVDESGVFESLKAEASSPQQLFSGLAGIPSGTITATPFQSGLVLGSSAGGGEVFIQMPAPREEGTSRTEGAPFHHRQSSHHFHHGHHRGSSLLHMAGGDRHGHAEEGSDEQAGTPAPALSELKAVIGWLQKGLPFILILLAKVCFQHKLGIAVCIGMASTFAYANSTLREQVALKEKRSVLVVFWILAFLTGNTLYLLYTFSSQQLYNSLIFLKPNLERLDFFDLMWIVGIADFVLKYLTIALKCLIVALPKIILAIKSKGKFYLVIEELSQLFRSLVPIQLWYKYIMGDDPSSSYFLGGILIILYSLCKSFDICGRVGSVRKALKVLCTPQTYGVRATSQQCSEAGDICAICQAEFREPLILMCQHVFCEECLCLWFDREKTCPLCRSVTVETLRCWKDGTTSAHFQVY